From Nitrospirota bacterium, a single genomic window includes:
- a CDS encoding gamma carbonic anhydrase family protein: MIRTFQGIKPTVPTSCFIEETGIVIGDVVLGDQCSVWFHAVIRGDVHYIRIGDRTNVQDLCMLHVTHDTHPLIIGNEVTIGHGVILHGCTIKDRVLIGMGAIIMDGAVIGEDSVVGAGALITEGAVVPPKSLILGSPAKVKRSVTAEELAWIKESAESYVKYASQYMNNTSKAKPGFKV, translated from the coding sequence ATGATTCGCACCTTTCAGGGCATCAAACCCACGGTTCCCACTTCCTGCTTTATCGAAGAGACCGGCATCGTCATCGGCGATGTCGTGCTGGGCGATCAATGCAGTGTCTGGTTCCATGCCGTCATTCGCGGGGACGTGCACTATATCCGGATCGGCGACCGGACCAATGTGCAGGACCTCTGCATGTTGCATGTCACCCACGATACCCATCCCCTAATTATCGGCAACGAGGTGACCATTGGCCATGGGGTGATCCTCCACGGCTGCACGATCAAGGATCGCGTGCTGATCGGCATGGGCGCCATCATCATGGACGGAGCGGTGATCGGGGAAGATTCTGTCGTGGGAGCAGGGGCTTTGATCACGGAGGGGGCCGTCGTTCCACCCAAGAGCCTGATCCTTGGCTCGCCGGCGAAGGTCAAGCGATCGGTGACGGCTGAAGAACTCGCCTGGATTAAGGAGTCGGCGGAGAGCTACGTGAAGTACGCAAGCCAGTATATGAACAATACGTCAAAAGCGAAGCCAGGTTTCAAAGTCTAG
- the rimO gene encoding 30S ribosomal protein S12 methylthiotransferase RimO: MATRLITPARPSKKKTTIGFVNLGCSKNQVDSEIMLGTLVTGGFALTDDPKKAEVVIINTCGFIEEAKQESIDTIIAHGKLKESGSCRVLIAAGCLAQRYQGDLLKQLPELDGVVGTGEFGKIAEICRNLLAPKKRQQRLWISEPPYLYDADAPRLRLGKSHSAYVKIAEGCNRNCAFCAIPLMRGKQKSRPVESIVAEAKRLASEGVKEINLISQDTVNYGVDLGLRQGLTTLLRELVKVKDLHWIRPFYLYPQQVSDELLDLYAGEEKITKYIDMPLQHINDRMLKRMHRLGDRAAITSLVDRIRTRIPGVTFRTAFIVGFPGETEQEFEELKSYVEEAGFDRVAVFLYSDEEDTPAVGLDEKVERSVMDERRNEILALQEEIASAKGQALIGSVMEVLVEGVSEETELLLEGRHEGLAPEIDGVVYINDGSASAGEIVKVEITDAALYDLVGHIVT; encoded by the coding sequence ATGGCTACGCGATTAATCACACCCGCTCGCCCGAGCAAAAAGAAGACCACTATCGGTTTCGTCAACCTGGGTTGTTCGAAGAACCAGGTCGACTCAGAAATCATGTTAGGCACCTTAGTCACAGGCGGGTTTGCCCTGACCGATGATCCGAAAAAAGCCGAAGTCGTTATTATCAATACCTGCGGCTTCATCGAAGAGGCCAAGCAGGAGTCGATCGATACGATCATCGCCCATGGTAAGTTGAAAGAATCGGGCTCCTGCCGCGTCTTGATTGCCGCAGGCTGTCTGGCCCAACGGTATCAAGGTGACCTCCTCAAGCAATTACCGGAACTGGATGGGGTGGTAGGAACCGGCGAGTTCGGGAAGATTGCGGAGATCTGCCGAAACCTCCTGGCACCGAAGAAACGGCAACAGAGGCTCTGGATCAGCGAGCCTCCTTACCTCTACGACGCGGATGCGCCGCGGCTCCGTCTCGGGAAGTCCCATAGCGCCTATGTAAAAATTGCCGAGGGCTGCAATCGCAATTGCGCCTTCTGCGCCATCCCCCTGATGAGGGGCAAACAGAAAAGCCGCCCGGTGGAATCGATCGTGGCAGAAGCCAAGCGCCTCGCGTCGGAAGGCGTGAAAGAAATCAACCTCATCTCCCAGGATACGGTGAACTACGGCGTCGATCTTGGCCTGCGCCAAGGCCTCACCACACTGCTTCGCGAGCTGGTCAAGGTGAAGGACTTGCACTGGATCCGTCCCTTCTATCTCTATCCGCAACAGGTCTCGGACGAGCTGCTGGATCTCTATGCCGGAGAAGAAAAGATCACCAAGTATATCGATATGCCCCTGCAGCACATCAACGACCGGATGCTCAAACGGATGCACCGGTTAGGCGATCGGGCCGCCATTACGTCTCTCGTCGACCGGATCAGGACGCGCATTCCCGGCGTCACCTTCCGCACGGCCTTCATCGTGGGATTTCCAGGAGAGACGGAGCAGGAATTCGAAGAACTGAAAAGCTACGTGGAAGAGGCCGGGTTCGATCGGGTGGCGGTATTTTTATATTCGGACGAGGAAGATACCCCGGCCGTCGGGCTCGACGAGAAGGTCGAGCGATCGGTCATGGACGAGCGACGGAATGAAATCCTGGCCCTCCAGGAAGAAATCGCGTCAGCCAAGGGCCAGGCCCTGATCGGCTCCGTGATGGAGGTTTTGGTCGAAGGGGTTTCAGAGGAAACGGAGCTGCTGCTGGAAGGGCGCCATGAAGGGCTGGCTCCTGAGATCGACGGGGTCGTCTACATCAATGACGGATCCGCCTCGGCAGGGGAGATCGTCAAGGTCGAGATCACCGATGCAGCGCTCTACGATCTGGTCGGCCACATCGTCACGTAA
- the purU gene encoding formyltetrahydrofolate deformylase, with product MAPRKESVVLLIHCKDRRGIVAQVSGFIHDFGGNILDSEHHTDEETNEFLMRMEFATEGLQIPPDEIATAFAPVAKTFEMRYEVRPSSRRTKVAMLVSKQDHCLADLLQRHRRDELHIDVPVIISNHDTCASWAELFKIPFSVCPVTKETKPQQEQQVLSLLKDHRIELVVMARYMQILSGNFLSQVGCPVINIHHSFLPAFMGANPYRQAYDRGVKIIGATAHYATEDLDEGPIIEQDVMRVGHRDTVDDLVRKGRDLEEIVLARAVRRHVERRVLVYGRKTVVFD from the coding sequence ATGGCACCACGAAAAGAATCTGTCGTCCTCCTGATTCACTGCAAAGATCGCCGGGGCATTGTGGCCCAGGTCTCCGGCTTCATCCACGACTTCGGCGGAAACATCCTCGACTCGGAACACCATACGGATGAAGAGACAAACGAATTTCTGATGCGTATGGAGTTTGCCACGGAGGGGTTGCAGATTCCGCCCGATGAGATCGCGACGGCCTTTGCTCCGGTCGCGAAAACCTTCGAGATGCGCTATGAGGTTCGCCCTTCCAGTCGCCGCACGAAAGTCGCGATGTTGGTCTCGAAGCAGGATCACTGTCTGGCAGATTTGCTCCAACGGCACAGGCGCGACGAATTGCACATCGATGTCCCCGTGATTATTTCCAATCACGACACCTGCGCAAGCTGGGCCGAGCTGTTCAAAATTCCCTTCTCCGTCTGTCCCGTGACCAAGGAAACCAAGCCCCAGCAGGAGCAGCAAGTGCTCTCCCTGCTGAAAGATCATCGCATCGAGCTGGTCGTTATGGCCCGGTACATGCAGATCCTCAGCGGTAACTTTCTTTCACAAGTCGGCTGTCCTGTCATCAATATCCACCACTCATTTTTGCCGGCCTTCATGGGAGCCAATCCCTATCGGCAGGCCTATGATCGGGGAGTGAAAATCATCGGGGCCACAGCACACTATGCCACGGAAGATCTGGACGAGGGTCCGATCATCGAGCAGGACGTCATGCGGGTGGGCCACCGGGATACAGTCGATGATTTAGTGAGGAAGGGCCGGGACCTGGAGGAAATTGTGTTGGCCCGCGCTGTGCGCCGCCACGTTGAACGACGCGTGCTGGTGTATGGCAGAAAAACCGTCGTCTTCGATTAG
- a CDS encoding DegQ family serine endoprotease: MRQPVRQTIGRAIAVAALSALLIWGGQSLAPSHASSPAASTATPVALTMNAAPSNGFTEVAKAVTPAVVNITTVTVEKVADSRGGQDELRERMEEFFGGPGGPFGPRGFRGPQGPGPGEPREHRGGGQGSGVIVSQDGYILTNNHVIEGARTVTITLPDKREFAGKIVGADPKTDLAVVKIDGQNLPTVSWGDATKLQVGEYVLAVGNPFGLNSTVTLGIVSALGRGRMGITQYEDFIQTDAAINPGNSGGALVNTKGELVGINTAIFSQTGGYQGVGFAVPTSMSKPIYESLVKSGKVVRGFLGVSIQDLNQDLAKSFGLKDAKGALISDVKDDGPASQAGLRQGDIITAYQGVPVEDAVTLQRQVTKTAVGAKVTIRVIREGHEKDLTVIVGEQPDSTKIAKAETGEADYAFAGVAVQDLDRNTAKELGVKGKGVVVTAVEPDSGAEKAGVMRGDVIREINRQPVKSVKEFEKVSSRLKKGENALILIDRRGNALFLSAKI, translated from the coding sequence ATGAGACAGCCTGTTCGTCAGACTATCGGACGTGCCATTGCGGTCGCGGCGTTGAGCGCCCTTCTAATCTGGGGCGGTCAATCGCTTGCTCCGTCCCATGCGTCAAGCCCTGCTGCATCGACAGCGACGCCGGTGGCCTTGACGATGAACGCCGCTCCCTCGAATGGATTTACGGAGGTCGCAAAAGCGGTCACGCCGGCCGTGGTCAACATTACGACCGTGACGGTCGAGAAGGTGGCTGATAGCCGGGGCGGACAGGATGAGTTGCGTGAACGGATGGAGGAGTTTTTTGGAGGACCGGGGGGACCCTTTGGCCCTCGCGGGTTTCGTGGGCCGCAGGGCCCTGGTCCCGGTGAGCCACGGGAACATCGGGGCGGCGGACAGGGTTCCGGCGTTATCGTTTCACAAGACGGATACATTCTGACCAATAACCATGTGATCGAAGGAGCGCGCACCGTCACGATCACGTTACCGGACAAGCGTGAGTTTGCCGGCAAGATTGTGGGGGCCGATCCCAAGACGGATCTGGCCGTCGTGAAGATCGATGGACAGAATCTTCCGACTGTCTCCTGGGGCGATGCCACGAAATTGCAAGTCGGGGAATATGTGTTGGCGGTGGGCAATCCCTTCGGCCTGAACTCCACTGTCACCCTCGGCATTGTGAGCGCATTGGGCAGAGGCCGCATGGGCATCACCCAGTACGAAGACTTCATTCAAACAGACGCGGCGATCAATCCGGGAAATTCCGGCGGCGCCTTGGTCAATACCAAAGGCGAACTGGTGGGGATTAATACGGCGATCTTTTCTCAAACCGGCGGCTATCAAGGAGTAGGCTTCGCCGTGCCGACCAGCATGAGCAAGCCGATCTATGAAAGTTTGGTGAAGAGCGGCAAGGTCGTGCGAGGGTTTCTCGGAGTCTCGATTCAGGATCTCAATCAGGATTTAGCGAAATCGTTCGGCCTCAAAGATGCGAAGGGCGCTCTGATCAGCGACGTGAAGGATGACGGCCCTGCGAGTCAGGCAGGCCTGAGGCAAGGCGATATCATCACGGCCTATCAGGGTGTGCCGGTCGAAGACGCGGTCACGCTTCAGCGGCAGGTGACAAAAACAGCGGTGGGCGCGAAGGTGACGATCCGGGTAATCCGTGAGGGCCACGAGAAGGATCTCACTGTGATAGTCGGTGAACAGCCTGACAGCACAAAGATTGCCAAGGCTGAGACTGGCGAGGCGGACTATGCCTTTGCCGGGGTGGCAGTTCAGGATCTGGATCGGAATACAGCGAAGGAACTCGGGGTCAAGGGGAAGGGCGTTGTGGTGACAGCGGTTGAGCCGGATAGCGGCGCGGAGAAGGCCGGGGTGATGAGGGGGGATGTGATCCGTGAAATCAACCGTCAACCGGTCAAGTCGGTGAAGGAGTTTGAGAAGGTTTCGTCCAGATTGAAAAAGGGCGAGAATGCCTTGATCTTGATCGACCGGCGCGGCAACGCGCTGTTCCTCAGCGCAAAAATCTAG
- a CDS encoding heavy metal sensor histidine kinase, with the protein MTLRVRLTLWYGTALALILIIFSTVLYVMTARSLRDAVDQSLEETAAAAVRALEERGFLPLVDEGELMSQFPELARIDKFFQIFSPSGTITIRSPNVKQHEMPLSRQALEVAYSGHTLFESAKYPKEPPLRLISVPIVYRGSLLYIIQVGTTMDSVEHTLNRLLLVLLVSMPVALAVSLAGGWFMAGRALRPVDAITLAAQRIAEGDLTQRLTAPASADEIGRLTNTFNNMIDRLEISFRQIRQFSSDASHELRTPLTVMRGETELALRRPREPEDYKAVMESNLEEIDRMTRIVDELLFLSRADMGEVKMEHLPVPLDSLIEDVQRQASLLGQERDVQVVLRATEPAVVSGDELRLRELFLNLADNAIKYSRPGGTVEMALTIEQGQARLSVTDHGIGIAQEDQPQIFDRFYRTDNARAHTKKGTGLGLAICSWIAESHHGHIEVQSKVGEGSTFTVWLPLVSTA; encoded by the coding sequence ATGACGCTTCGCGTCCGGCTCACCCTCTGGTACGGCACAGCCCTCGCGCTGATCCTCATTATCTTTTCAACGGTTCTGTATGTGATGACCGCGCGCAGCCTCCGCGACGCGGTCGATCAATCGCTGGAGGAAACCGCCGCTGCCGCCGTGCGGGCCCTGGAAGAGCGCGGGTTCCTCCCCCTCGTCGACGAGGGGGAACTGATGTCGCAGTTCCCCGAGCTGGCGCGCATCGATAAGTTCTTCCAGATCTTCAGTCCCTCCGGCACCATCACCATCCGTTCGCCGAACGTCAAACAACATGAGATGCCGCTGAGTCGGCAGGCCCTGGAAGTCGCCTATTCGGGCCATACCCTATTCGAGTCGGCGAAATATCCCAAGGAACCGCCGCTCCGCCTCATTTCCGTTCCCATCGTCTATCGGGGCAGCCTGCTCTATATCATTCAAGTGGGCACCACGATGGATTCCGTTGAACATACCTTGAACCGCCTGCTACTAGTGCTGCTAGTGAGTATGCCGGTTGCGCTGGCCGTGTCGCTCGCCGGAGGCTGGTTCATGGCAGGCCGAGCCCTTCGTCCGGTCGATGCGATCACGCTGGCAGCCCAACGTATTGCCGAGGGCGACCTCACTCAGCGGCTGACAGCTCCTGCCTCAGCCGACGAAATCGGACGACTGACCAATACGTTCAACAACATGATCGATCGGTTGGAAATTTCTTTCAGGCAGATCCGCCAGTTCAGCAGCGATGCCTCGCATGAGCTGCGTACGCCGCTGACGGTCATGAGGGGGGAAACAGAGCTCGCCTTGCGCCGTCCTCGCGAACCCGAGGACTACAAGGCTGTCATGGAGAGCAACCTGGAAGAAATCGATCGGATGACGCGTATCGTGGATGAGTTGCTCTTTCTCTCCCGGGCCGACATGGGCGAGGTGAAGATGGAGCATCTGCCGGTCCCGTTGGACTCGCTCATTGAAGATGTCCAGCGGCAGGCCTCGCTGCTGGGGCAGGAGCGGGACGTTCAGGTTGTGCTCAGAGCCACCGAGCCGGCCGTGGTATCGGGCGATGAACTGCGCTTGCGCGAACTCTTCCTGAATCTCGCCGATAACGCGATTAAATATTCTCGTCCAGGCGGTACAGTTGAGATGGCCTTGACGATCGAGCAGGGGCAAGCCCGTCTGTCGGTGACCGATCATGGCATTGGGATCGCGCAAGAGGACCAGCCTCAGATCTTCGACCGGTTCTACCGCACCGATAATGCGCGAGCCCATACGAAGAAAGGCACAGGCCTGGGCCTGGCGATTTGCTCCTGGATTGCTGAATCCCACCATGGCCATATCGAGGTCCAGAGCAAGGTTGGCGAAGGTTCGACTTTTACTGTGTGGCTCCCCCTGGTCTCTACTGCTTAG
- a CDS encoding response regulator transcription factor, giving the protein MRILVIEDETKVGSFIKRALEEESYAVDLCEDGAKGLELAFATNYDLVIVDLMVPTLPGLEIVKGIRQAKIQTPILILTAQSQVDQRVKGLDAGADDYLTKPFAIDELLARIRALLRRGATESPGVLQIDDLLLNPATREVTRGGQRIDLTLKEYALLEYLMRHTGRVLTRPMISEHVWNQDFDTFTNVIDVYVNYLRNKIDRGRVKKLIHTVRGSGYMLKAD; this is encoded by the coding sequence ATGCGCATTCTAGTCATTGAAGACGAAACGAAAGTCGGCTCTTTTATCAAGCGCGCGCTTGAAGAGGAGAGTTACGCCGTTGATCTTTGCGAGGACGGCGCAAAGGGTCTGGAGCTGGCCTTCGCCACCAACTACGACTTGGTGATCGTCGATTTGATGGTGCCGACGTTACCTGGTCTGGAGATCGTCAAGGGGATCCGCCAGGCGAAGATTCAAACTCCCATCCTGATTCTGACCGCTCAGTCGCAAGTCGACCAGCGGGTCAAGGGCCTTGATGCAGGAGCGGACGATTACCTCACCAAGCCCTTCGCGATCGATGAACTGCTCGCCCGCATTCGCGCCTTGCTGCGCCGCGGCGCCACCGAGAGTCCTGGCGTGCTCCAGATCGACGATCTGCTGCTGAACCCGGCCACACGCGAAGTGACCAGGGGCGGTCAGCGGATCGATCTCACCTTGAAGGAATATGCCCTGCTCGAATATCTGATGCGCCACACGGGCCGTGTCCTGACCAGGCCCATGATCTCCGAGCATGTGTGGAATCAGGACTTCGACACCTTTACCAATGTTATCGATGTCTACGTGAACTACCTTCGCAACAAGATTGACCGGGGCCGCGTCAAGAAACTGATCCACACGGTTCGCGGTAGTGGCTATATGTTAAAGGCCGACTGA
- a CDS encoding FAD-binding protein: MKQHDILIIGAGLAGMRAAVAAPSDLDVAVMSKVHPVRSHSVAAQGGINAALGEDDSWEAHAFDTAKGGLYLGDQDAIEAMCREAPGDILELERLGVIFSRDEQGRIAQRPFGGAGFPRTCYAADRTGHAILHAMYEQLLKRRIAVYEEWYVTSLLVEDGACRGVVAWDLIHGGLQTIRAKAVILATGGSGRVFLTSTNAVINTGDGMALAYRAGAPLADMEFVQFHPTTLKGTGILITEGARGEGGYLLNTLGERFMKTYAPQQMELATRSTVSLAIGQEILEGRGVDGCVLLDLRHLGRQRILERLPQIRELAIEFAGLDPIETPIPVRPGAHYQMGGVRTNQWTETGIAGLYAAGECACVSVHGANRLGGNSLLETIVFGRRAGIRAGEYVRTVTSQPLTTDQLRIEQARVQRLLAQEGSMKSWQIREELGQTMSLNLGLVRTQESMSAALSAIAALTHRAASVTLQDRGLVFNTDLVQALELQCLLDVAETIVASALARTESRGAHYRSDYPARDDQRWLAHSLIRRTDEGRALTHEPVMITRFLPT, from the coding sequence GTGAAACAGCACGACATTCTCATTATCGGAGCAGGCCTCGCAGGGATGAGGGCGGCGGTTGCCGCTCCGTCTGATCTGGACGTGGCCGTGATGTCCAAGGTCCATCCGGTTCGGAGCCATTCCGTGGCAGCGCAGGGGGGCATCAACGCGGCGTTGGGAGAAGACGATTCCTGGGAAGCCCATGCCTTCGATACGGCGAAGGGCGGGCTCTATCTCGGCGATCAGGATGCGATCGAGGCCATGTGCCGCGAAGCCCCTGGGGACATTCTCGAGTTAGAACGGCTGGGCGTCATCTTCAGTCGCGACGAACAGGGCCGTATCGCTCAGCGCCCCTTCGGCGGAGCCGGTTTCCCCCGCACCTGCTACGCGGCAGACCGCACCGGCCACGCCATCCTTCACGCCATGTACGAGCAGCTCCTCAAGCGGCGCATCGCCGTCTATGAAGAATGGTATGTCACCTCCTTGCTCGTGGAAGACGGAGCTTGCCGTGGCGTGGTCGCCTGGGACCTGATCCATGGAGGCTTGCAGACGATCCGGGCGAAAGCCGTCATCTTGGCCACGGGAGGCAGCGGGCGCGTCTTCCTGACGAGCACGAACGCCGTGATCAATACCGGTGACGGGATGGCGCTCGCCTATCGAGCCGGGGCTCCTCTGGCGGACATGGAATTTGTGCAGTTCCATCCCACCACCCTCAAGGGCACCGGCATTCTCATTACCGAAGGGGCTCGCGGAGAGGGAGGCTATCTCCTGAATACGCTGGGCGAACGGTTTATGAAGACCTATGCCCCGCAGCAGATGGAGCTGGCTACCCGTTCCACGGTCTCCTTGGCTATCGGGCAGGAAATCCTCGAAGGCCGCGGGGTCGACGGTTGTGTGTTGTTGGACCTGCGGCACCTTGGACGCCAGCGCATTCTTGAACGGCTTCCTCAGATCAGGGAACTGGCCATTGAGTTTGCCGGACTTGATCCAATCGAGACCCCCATTCCTGTCCGGCCTGGTGCGCATTATCAGATGGGCGGCGTCCGGACCAATCAATGGACCGAAACAGGCATCGCAGGACTTTACGCGGCAGGCGAATGTGCCTGCGTCAGTGTGCATGGCGCGAACCGGCTCGGGGGCAATTCGCTCCTGGAAACGATTGTGTTTGGCCGCCGCGCCGGCATTCGAGCCGGAGAATATGTGCGAACCGTTACATCGCAGCCCCTCACGACAGATCAGCTCAGGATCGAACAGGCTCGCGTTCAGCGGCTGCTAGCACAGGAGGGGTCGATGAAATCCTGGCAGATCAGGGAAGAGCTGGGCCAGACGATGAGCCTCAACTTGGGCCTCGTCAGGACTCAGGAGTCCATGTCCGCCGCGCTCTCGGCCATCGCGGCCTTGACCCATCGAGCCGCCTCCGTCACGTTGCAGGACAGGGGCCTGGTGTTCAATACGGATCTCGTGCAGGCCCTCGAGCTTCAGTGCCTGCTCGATGTCGCGGAGACCATCGTCGCCAGCGCTCTCGCGAGGACAGAAAGTCGCGGGGCCCATTACCGGTCGGACTACCCGGCCCGCGACGATCAACGTTGGTTGGCCCACAGCCTTATCCGACGGACTGACGAGGGCAGGGCCCTGACCCATGAGCCTGTGATGATCACACGTTTTTTGCCGACGTGA